The Streptomyces seoulensis genome contains a region encoding:
- the phzG gene encoding phenazine biosynthesis FMN-dependent oxidase PhzG — MDSSKFESLTGRTDRRFPEYDDPPKEPLGLVRDWLAQAVEQGVREPRALALATADKRGRASTRVVVFGGIDDEGLLFTTHSTSRKSRDIEETGWASGLLYWRETSQQISIGGPAVPIGEAEADALWHSRPVPLHAMSAASQQSEPLTDPEALRAAAESLAATGAALDRPARFTGYRLVPHEVEFWCARSDRMHHRLRYERDGADWHVTRLQP; from the coding sequence ATGGACAGCAGCAAGTTCGAGAGCCTCACCGGGCGGACCGACCGCCGGTTCCCGGAGTACGACGACCCGCCGAAGGAGCCCCTGGGCCTCGTGCGCGACTGGCTGGCCCAGGCCGTCGAGCAGGGGGTGCGCGAGCCGAGGGCGCTCGCCCTGGCCACCGCCGACAAGCGCGGCCGCGCCTCCACCCGCGTCGTGGTCTTCGGCGGCATCGACGACGAGGGACTGCTGTTCACCACCCACAGCACCAGCCGCAAGAGCCGGGACATCGAGGAGACCGGCTGGGCGTCCGGGCTGCTCTACTGGCGCGAGACCTCCCAGCAGATCAGCATCGGCGGCCCGGCCGTCCCCATCGGCGAGGCCGAGGCGGACGCCCTGTGGCACTCCCGTCCCGTCCCGCTGCACGCCATGTCCGCCGCGTCCCAGCAGAGCGAACCCCTCACCGACCCCGAGGCGCTGCGCGCGGCCGCCGAGTCCCTCGCCGCCACCGGCGCCGCCCTCGACCGCCCCGCCCGGTTCACCGGCTACCGGCTGGTCCCGCACGAGGTGGAGTTCTGGTGCGCCCGCTCCGACCGGATGCACCACCGGCTGCGCTACGAACGCGACGGCGCCGACTGGCACGTCACCCGGCTCCAGCCATGA
- a CDS encoding VOC family protein: MTAPDDRSHQTVQERAFPLIHAERVPVTAAFYERLGFTRLRQNPPEGEPTYIALARGTAELAVVSSDWPATRYDRPPGTGVRFEMFVLVDDLDTLLKELAGAGVPLLRAPVEMPWGERIAYVTDPDGNPVALAAGPHS, from the coding sequence ATGACCGCCCCCGACGACAGGAGCCACCAGACCGTGCAGGAACGCGCGTTCCCCCTGATCCACGCCGAGCGCGTCCCGGTGACCGCCGCTTTCTACGAACGGCTCGGCTTCACCCGGCTGCGGCAGAACCCGCCCGAGGGCGAGCCCACGTACATCGCCCTCGCGCGGGGCACGGCGGAGCTGGCCGTGGTCTCCTCGGACTGGCCCGCCACCCGGTACGACCGGCCACCGGGCACCGGGGTCCGGTTCGAGATGTTCGTCCTCGTCGATGACCTGGACACCCTGCTGAAGGAACTCGCCGGAGCCGGCGTCCCGTTGCTGCGCGCCCCCGTGGAGATGCCGTGGGGCGAGCGGATCGCCTATGTCACCGACCCCGACGGCAACCCCGTGGCCCTCGCCGCCGGGCCCCACTCCTGA